The Rhopalosiphum maidis isolate BTI-1 chromosome 1, ASM367621v3, whole genome shotgun sequence genome has a segment encoding these proteins:
- the LOC113550117 gene encoding prolactin regulatory element-binding protein, producing the protein MSQVVTTTNLPMYSIQTFLKNYILVAGGGGSSKTGIANGFEVFKLNRDGKTISMTKVIRHDSGPNVIMNCCTHINGNTVYIAANENDSCRQYMADIIIEPTFHNGKAGKEINFEIKTGDSVLTDFSEDEPLQRIVKINNDGNFMVTGGTDGCIRLWNFPIVKSKDITPLKTYKCHTKEIDDIDISPDGKFIVSVAKDGKAYHWNTVTNVQSTLIHPDPNNDKQIFKRCKFGVIGNKPIYNIYTIANGPKQKSYLQRWSKNNKIIYELLFSEPTSALAVRTDGLYIAVGTMYSGSVSIHEASNLKMIYNVKQAHAMFVTGLEFLNKDLMPDMKTAVLSISVDNRVCLHSIPSIQLIPYWKMLIIIHFILLLFYFIIFNL; encoded by the coding sequence atgtCTCAAGTAGTCACTACAACAAATCTGCCAATGTATTCAATTCAAACATTCCTCAAGAACTATATACTAGTAGCTGGTGGTGGTGGTTCTAGCAAAACTGGTATAGCTAATGGATTTGAAGTATTCAAGTTAAATAGAGATGGTAAAACCATATCAATGACAAAAGTGATTCGCCATGATAGCGGTCCAAATGTAATTATGAATTGTTGTACACATATTAATGGTAATACAGTTTATATTGCAGCAAATGAGAATGATAGTTGTCGACAATATATGGCTGATATCATAATAGAACCAACATTTCATAATGGTAAAGCAGGTAAAGAAATtaactttgaaataaaaacaggAGATTCAGTACTAACAGACTTCAGCGAAGATGAACCCTTACAAAGAattgtgaaaattaataatgatggaAACTTTATGGTAACTGGAGGTACTGATGGATGTATTCGTCTTTGGAACTTTCcaatagttaaatcaaaagatATTACAccattaaaaacatacaaatgtCATACTAAAGAAATTGATGATATAGATATAAGTCCAGATGGTAAATTCATAGTAAGTGTAGCAAAAGATGGAAAAGCTTATCATTGGAATACtgttacaaatgtacaatcaACTCTTATTCATCCAGATccaaataatgataaacaaattttcaaaagatGTAAATTTGGTGTAATTGGAAataaacctatttataatatatacacaattgcAAATGGTCCTAAACAAAAATCATACTTACAAAGAtggtcaaaaaataataaaataatttatgagttattGTTTTCTGAGCCTACATCAGCATTAGCAGTGCGTACAGATGGGTTGTATATTGCTGTGGGTACAATGTACTCGGGAAGTGTTAGTATACATGAAGCaagtaacttaaaaatgatttataacgtTAAACAGGCTCATGCTATGTTTGTTACCGGATtagaatttttgaataaagatTTAATGCCAGATATGAAAACGGcagtattatcaatatcagTAGACAACCGTGTATGTCTTCATAGTATACCATCTATACAATTAATCCCATACTGGAAAATGCTCATCATAATACACTTCATCCTActgctattttattttattatttttaacttgtaa